In a single window of the Flavobacterium sp. W4I14 genome:
- a CDS encoding hypothetical protein (product_source=Hypo-rule applied; cath_funfam=3.30.420.10): protein MRKNQIFFDMAIKKTAKNLIISITDQYVSTSQTIFETAEKVEIVALGENLVLASNKKINITGK, encoded by the coding sequence GTGCGGAAAAATCAAATCTTTTTTGATATGGCCATTAAGAAAACTGCTAAAAACCTGATCATTTCCATTACCGATCAGTATGTTTCTACATCACAAACTATATTTGAAACTGCAGAAAAGGTAGAAATCGTTGCTTTGGGAGAAAATTTAGTTTTAGCTTCTAATAAAAAGATTAATATAACGGGTAAATAA
- a CDS encoding type VI secretion system secreted protein VgrG (product_source=KO:K11904; cath_funfam=2.40.50.230,3.55.50.10; cog=COG3501; ko=KO:K11904; pfam=PF04717,PF05954; superfamily=51225,69255,69279), with amino-acid sequence MEKKLIAEINIEGKEITHFASFVLQQAFNEHHYFELRFNHDQMGAPGLISLDDSRDFVGKTLTASFGHSAEGMQNFVGLVSKVELSQSHGYHGVLIVSGYSPTILIDRGPDLGSYLDKDLNEIVKLATKDTPANDLKVVANAARNTSIDYIIQYRESDFAFLNRLSAEYHEWLFYDGKQLNFGKPNAQKDISLFYGRDVQEMQYAMEIAPIKNKRFSYNPKQNEMLLSESTGKVDGTPDLSHAVKASNLTFSKTFNQPSLIRVDNNNDIKNLVENEEKANTSELLKVTARGDNAGLSIGSIAEITMSLRKELAFTSESLGKFLITSITHHIDENGKYHNTFEGKVSTTERLLVKNFEKPQPDMQLADVIDNNDPQGQGRIKVKFKWECLTNDVTEWLRVVTPSAGVGDRGNNRGYFAIPEIDDQVMIAFEEGNIARPVVMGSVYHSSSVDSSPLIKNHLKSIITRSGHLVEFDDDASTQGIKITDIHNNIIHIDTKGNNITITALENMTLNCKNMQINVEENMDVKVGKNISESAGENITTSANEDITQTAGKDINISATGDMKESANNKTEMVEKAYMRSAQESTQYAEKVTIFSTKENMLLESSEKTVEINSAEKSNLF; translated from the coding sequence ATGGAAAAGAAACTCATTGCAGAGATCAATATAGAAGGAAAAGAAATTACGCATTTTGCTTCCTTCGTCCTTCAACAGGCTTTTAACGAACATCACTATTTTGAACTGCGCTTTAATCACGACCAGATGGGTGCGCCAGGACTGATCAGTTTAGATGATAGCCGCGATTTCGTGGGTAAAACTTTAACTGCTTCTTTTGGCCATTCGGCAGAAGGCATGCAGAATTTTGTCGGCCTGGTTTCTAAAGTTGAACTATCACAAAGTCATGGTTACCATGGTGTTCTAATTGTAAGCGGTTATAGCCCAACTATTTTAATCGACCGCGGGCCTGATTTGGGTTCATATTTAGATAAAGACCTCAATGAGATTGTAAAATTGGCAACTAAAGATACGCCTGCCAATGATTTAAAAGTGGTGGCCAATGCCGCAAGAAATACATCAATCGATTATATTATCCAATACCGTGAAAGCGATTTTGCTTTTTTGAACCGCCTTTCGGCCGAATACCACGAATGGCTTTTTTACGATGGCAAACAGCTTAATTTTGGAAAACCCAATGCACAAAAAGACATATCCCTGTTTTATGGCAGAGATGTTCAGGAAATGCAGTATGCAATGGAAATTGCACCGATAAAAAATAAAAGGTTCTCCTATAATCCGAAGCAGAACGAAATGCTGCTGAGTGAGAGTACAGGTAAAGTAGATGGCACACCCGACTTATCTCATGCTGTAAAAGCTTCTAACCTTACTTTTAGTAAAACCTTCAACCAACCTTCATTAATTAGGGTAGATAATAACAACGACATTAAAAACCTGGTAGAAAATGAAGAGAAAGCCAATACAAGTGAGCTTTTAAAAGTAACAGCCAGAGGGGATAATGCAGGTTTAAGCATCGGCAGTATTGCCGAAATTACCATGAGCCTCCGTAAAGAACTTGCTTTTACATCCGAAAGTCTGGGTAAATTTCTTATTACCAGTATTACACATCATATCGATGAAAATGGCAAATACCACAATACTTTCGAAGGAAAGGTATCCACAACCGAACGTTTACTGGTAAAGAACTTCGAAAAACCACAACCGGATATGCAACTGGCGGATGTGATTGATAATAACGATCCTCAAGGCCAGGGCCGTATAAAAGTGAAATTTAAATGGGAATGTTTAACTAACGATGTAACAGAGTGGCTGCGCGTAGTTACGCCAAGTGCCGGTGTTGGCGATAGGGGTAATAACCGTGGATATTTCGCGATCCCCGAAATAGATGATCAGGTGATGATTGCGTTCGAAGAGGGAAATATTGCACGGCCTGTAGTAATGGGAAGTGTTTACCACAGCTCGAGCGTAGATAGCAGTCCTTTAATTAAAAATCACCTTAAAAGTATCATTACCAGAAGTGGGCACCTCGTTGAATTTGACGATGATGCCAGTACACAAGGCATAAAAATTACCGATATCCATAATAATATTATCCATATCGATACCAAAGGCAATAATATAACCATCACCGCTTTGGAAAACATGACTTTAAACTGTAAGAACATGCAGATTAATGTGGAGGAAAACATGGATGTGAAAGTGGGTAAAAACATTTCAGAAAGTGCTGGTGAGAACATTACCACAAGTGCCAATGAAGACATTACGCAAACCGCCGGAAAAGATATCAATATCAGCGCCACTGGAGATATGAAGGAATCAGCAAACAATAAAACTGAAATGGTAGAAAAAGCATACATGAGAAGCGCTCAAGAATCCACGCAGTATGCTGAAAAAGTAACTATTTTTAGCACTAAAGAAAACATGCTGTTGGAGAGTTCTGAAAAAACTGTAGAGATTAACAGTGCGGAAAAATCAAATCTTTTTTGA
- a CDS encoding hypothetical protein (product_source=Hypo-rule applied) — MSNHSKHVAVKNDTYLGKMFGSASTHNIHLNTRFAENGSIFNIRACAYPAFGLGQLL, encoded by the coding sequence ATGTCTAACCATTCCAAACATGTTGCAGTAAAAAACGATACCTATTTAGGTAAAATGTTTGGTTCGGCATCAACACACAATATTCATCTGAACACACGGTTTGCAGAAAATGGATCCATTTTTAATATAAGAGCATGTGCATACCCAGCATTTGGCTTAGGGCAATTGTTGTGA
- a CDS encoding hypothetical protein (product_source=Hypo-rule applied; pfam=PF17642) → MAFKTRLNLGSKEFDVLQCSFSLNRDVDAKGRPSSGVYGGTIHIEIESTEDTSVIESMVNNQYKPLSGTLVFKKGEEDAKMKELSFEDGYIIQYNEGIAVNDNTPMTLSFVVSARKLKLGNAEHENDWPKA, encoded by the coding sequence ATGGCATTCAAAACCCGTTTAAACTTAGGATCAAAAGAATTTGATGTACTACAGTGCAGCTTTTCATTAAATAGAGATGTTGACGCAAAAGGCCGTCCATCCTCAGGTGTTTATGGTGGTACCATCCACATCGAAATCGAATCGACCGAAGATACTTCTGTGATCGAATCGATGGTAAACAACCAGTACAAGCCGCTTTCAGGAACATTGGTTTTCAAGAAAGGCGAAGAAGATGCTAAAATGAAAGAACTGTCTTTCGAAGATGGTTATATCATCCAGTATAACGAGGGTATTGCGGTAAACGACAATACGCCTATGACTTTAAGTTTCGTAGTATCGGCCCGTAAGTTAAAACTGGGCAATGCAGAACACGAAAACGATTGGCCAAAAGCTTAG
- a CDS encoding hypothetical protein (product_source=Hypo-rule applied; pfam=PF17642), translating to MAFKARLNFSGKEYDVLHCAYALNRDVDAKGRPSSGVYGGTIDIEIESTEDTSIIEAMVNNQYKPITGTLLIKKTEEDAKMKEVNFEDGYIVKYSEGINIVGDHPMTLKFQISARKLKLGNAEHLNDWPKA from the coding sequence ATGGCTTTCAAAGCTAGATTAAATTTTTCAGGCAAGGAGTACGATGTGCTTCATTGTGCCTATGCGTTAAACCGTGATGTAGATGCTAAGGGAAGACCTTCTTCTGGAGTTTACGGCGGTACCATCGATATTGAGATCGAGTCAACCGAAGATACCTCAATAATCGAGGCGATGGTAAACAACCAGTACAAACCTATTACAGGAACCCTTCTGATCAAGAAAACAGAGGAAGATGCCAAAATGAAAGAAGTTAACTTCGAGGATGGCTACATTGTTAAATATTCCGAAGGGATCAACATTGTGGGCGATCACCCGATGACGCTCAAATTCCAGATTTCAGCCAGGAAGCTTAAACTGGGCAACGCCGAGCACCTTAACGATTGGCCAAAAGCCTAA
- a CDS encoding putative NADPH-quinone reductase (product_source=COG2249; cath_funfam=3.40.50.360; cog=COG2249; pfam=PF02525; superfamily=52218), translated as MKQVLLLNGDIEKNASTNFLINAYKQGAESVGATVRELAIIDLIFNSNKLFNNRQIAELEPDLQKALTAIRQSNHVVLFCPVYVDHIPAKVKGFFDRLFMPDQIFTTQQQNVNNNFSGRSARIVSILDEATFKEWKANKKTTYLSIKKIVFEKCRMSPVLTNTIGELHSLENHYSQKWLAKMEKFGSQLI; from the coding sequence ATGAAGCAAGTACTTCTCCTCAATGGAGATATTGAAAAAAACGCATCTACAAATTTCCTGATTAACGCCTATAAGCAAGGAGCAGAAAGTGTTGGCGCTACCGTTAGGGAGTTGGCCATTATCGATCTGATATTCAATTCGAACAAGCTGTTTAACAACAGACAGATTGCCGAGTTGGAGCCTGACCTACAAAAAGCTTTAACTGCCATTAGGCAGAGTAACCATGTGGTGCTTTTTTGTCCCGTATATGTTGATCATATTCCGGCAAAAGTTAAAGGTTTTTTTGATCGTCTTTTTATGCCCGATCAGATTTTTACCACCCAACAGCAGAATGTAAACAACAATTTTAGCGGAAGGTCGGCCAGGATTGTATCAATTTTGGATGAGGCAACCTTTAAAGAGTGGAAAGCCAATAAGAAAACCACTTATTTATCCATTAAAAAAATAGTTTTCGAAAAATGTAGGATGAGCCCCGTATTAACCAATACCATTGGCGAACTGCATTCGCTTGAAAACCACTATAGCCAAAAATGGCTGGCTAAAATGGAAAAATTCGGCTCACAGCTCATTTAA
- a CDS encoding hypothetical protein (product_source=Hypo-rule applied; pfam=PF17541; superfamily=46589), with amino-acid sequence MSNPQELKTDENTGQAGFKPAEAKTIEKTSLKDNLEKLARVGGFDLLEATVDGLQNLNPERKARKQIFLTGDEKKKEREELKKKIQLWIDVLESSTSVADMVEKSTQKLNAAEENLNKNIGTALESTRELEQAYRSVHLFYKNTESDKLKNVVLLNASMDQIKDLDNPRFIEYVDDELKQNYDRLDLRNNYSLMVVPGYMGSNKVLERWGKIAHNNKAMLVTDFADLDQPDDVLDLFTAANFTGGDAFRSNVIMTCNWLVGRGKVAEVGEEDDLTVPGSAALAGKMYYTLMSQVTAGKKHGAINEVDGVKFDLKKSEISHLERVGLVPMVNEYGKVMAFSAKTLFNGDNIGLQTYSVVRVFDYITKVLFDFLNRRAFENWTSKTEQDLRGQIVKFLDGIQGADRLIERFKIMRFERDEQQKDRIHLDIHITPYFPAKSFVVKLDGHKGEDENTTWSSEYNQQ; translated from the coding sequence ATGTCAAACCCTCAAGAATTAAAAACCGACGAAAATACAGGCCAGGCAGGCTTTAAGCCGGCTGAAGCCAAAACCATAGAAAAGACATCACTTAAAGATAACCTCGAAAAACTGGCCCGTGTTGGTGGTTTCGATCTGTTGGAAGCCACTGTTGATGGTCTGCAGAATTTAAACCCTGAACGTAAAGCGCGTAAACAGATCTTTTTAACCGGTGATGAGAAAAAGAAAGAACGCGAAGAGCTGAAAAAGAAAATCCAGCTTTGGATCGATGTGCTTGAATCTTCTACTTCAGTTGCCGATATGGTAGAAAAAAGTACCCAAAAACTGAATGCTGCAGAAGAAAACCTGAATAAAAACATCGGTACTGCATTAGAAAGTACAAGAGAGTTGGAGCAGGCATACCGTTCGGTACATTTATTCTATAAAAATACCGAGTCTGACAAGCTTAAAAATGTGGTGTTGTTAAATGCATCAATGGATCAGATCAAAGATCTTGATAATCCGCGTTTTATCGAATACGTAGATGATGAGTTAAAACAGAATTACGACCGTTTGGATCTTCGTAATAACTATTCGTTAATGGTTGTGCCTGGTTATATGGGCTCTAATAAAGTATTAGAGAGATGGGGTAAAATTGCGCATAACAACAAAGCCATGCTGGTAACCGATTTTGCCGACCTTGATCAGCCGGATGATGTACTTGATTTATTTACCGCAGCAAACTTTACCGGAGGTGATGCATTCAGATCGAACGTAATCATGACCTGTAACTGGTTGGTTGGCCGTGGTAAAGTTGCAGAAGTGGGTGAGGAAGACGATTTAACCGTACCAGGATCAGCAGCACTTGCAGGTAAAATGTATTACACCTTAATGTCGCAGGTTACTGCAGGTAAAAAACATGGTGCTATAAATGAAGTAGATGGTGTAAAATTCGATTTAAAGAAAAGTGAAATCTCTCATTTAGAAAGAGTAGGCTTGGTGCCAATGGTTAACGAATATGGTAAAGTAATGGCTTTCTCTGCCAAAACCTTATTTAACGGCGATAACATTGGTTTACAAACTTATTCGGTTGTACGTGTATTCGATTATATTACCAAAGTATTATTCGATTTCCTGAACAGAAGGGCTTTCGAAAACTGGACTTCTAAAACAGAACAGGACCTTCGGGGCCAGATTGTTAAGTTCTTGGATGGTATCCAGGGCGCCGACCGTTTAATCGAGCGATTTAAAATTATGCGTTTCGAAAGAGATGAACAACAGAAAGATAGAATCCACCTGGATATCCACATCACACCATATTTCCCAGCTAAAAGTTTTGTGGTAAAACTGGATGGACACAAAGGTGAAGATGAAAATACTACATGGAGTTCAGAATATAATCAGCAATAG
- a CDS encoding hypothetical protein (product_source=Hypo-rule applied; cath_funfam=1.10.1200.80; superfamily=51445), with product MFNYEIGGNERKIDTSEAFAEIAHNKTLFVQKLTDNDPIKPEKVEGLKTVKDVFEHYKPNVKVAFEKQDGSTVGETINFNDLSDFGVKNIINQSNYLTNVNIEREMSLNVIKQLKSNKTLKATLDDEETKSAFINALKNFVDELEQNK from the coding sequence ATGTTTAATTATGAAATTGGTGGTAACGAGCGAAAAATTGACACCTCAGAAGCCTTCGCTGAAATTGCCCACAACAAAACACTTTTTGTACAGAAACTTACCGATAACGATCCGATAAAACCAGAAAAAGTAGAGGGATTAAAAACGGTGAAAGATGTATTCGAACATTATAAACCAAATGTGAAGGTAGCTTTCGAAAAGCAGGATGGATCTACCGTTGGCGAAACGATAAACTTTAACGATCTGAGCGATTTTGGTGTGAAAAACATTATCAATCAAAGTAACTACCTTACAAATGTGAACATCGAAAGAGAAATGTCGCTTAACGTAATTAAACAGTTAAAATCGAACAAAACCTTAAAAGCTACACTTGATGACGAAGAAACAAAGTCGGCCTTCATTAACGCTTTGAAGAACTTTGTTGACGAATTGGAGCAAAATAAATAA
- a CDS encoding ATP-dependent Clp protease ATP-binding subunit ClpB (product_source=KO:K03695; cath_funfam=1.10.1780.10,1.10.8.60,3.40.50.300; cog=COG0542; ko=KO:K03695; pfam=PF00004,PF07724,PF10431,PF17871; smart=SM00382,SM01086; superfamily=52540,81923), with protein MAVTNLSESVKTALHIAQSLAKEYRNEVFTASHLLKGLMHKDVGLRSFITSIGKDEEYISEWAEVRIDEQAKSASFTDNVSGGPEIAVIFEEADNVRIKLGLDLITPVCVLTALAKPGIGFQPDQLKSFPIKEREILDLYVKDEEISRVVSPDKTSAGTESKSTGNALYKYCIDRLQLVRDGKTDPIIGRDKETRQMMEILCRRTKPNVILTGDAGVGKTALVDGFAIDIVNQNVPERLKPVQLFELDLGSLIAGASYKGEIEDRLKNIIKEIKQFEKAVLFIDEIHTLLDSKGPLGAGIGNLLKPELARGEITVIGATTIDEYRKIIEPEQAFSRRFEVLQVNEPNEESTIKMLQKLAVKYEEHHTLTIEPDALGECVRLAKRYMKDRRLPDSAFDLLDRTMAAMKMMNDTSDQVIESLEADLEALNANTEESEAEKFADYKWLFSLLQNKLSPVLLGRLTDETQTDAFETADEYQGYITKSLQELKKYAAEKSDRISKQDIASIVAYKTGIPMGKLQAGEKEKLLNMEAYLKKRVVGQDQALKAVSDAILESRSGLNKKGQPIGSFFLLGPTGTGKTELAKSIAEFLFNDEKAMIRFDMSEFKEEHSAALLYGAPPGYVGYEEGGLLVNKIRQQPYSVLLFDEIEKAHPSVFDTFLQILDEGHMHDRLGKEGDFSNSLILFTSNIGSEWIAEQIGKGVIPASNQLMEVMAGHFRPEFLARISEIVPFAPINESNVVRIFEIQLSSLVQSLNKMGIDFEIAEDAKKMIALDGFTPKYGARQLSAVIRNLLRRPISKYIISGELKKGSKVVVSKHAAEDKLEWSIIQPETVTLEQKLS; from the coding sequence ATGGCAGTTACAAATTTAAGCGAATCGGTTAAAACAGCCCTGCACATTGCACAGTCTTTAGCTAAAGAGTACAGAAACGAAGTGTTTACTGCATCCCACTTGCTCAAAGGATTGATGCATAAAGATGTTGGCCTGCGCTCGTTCATTACCTCTATTGGTAAAGATGAAGAATACATTAGCGAATGGGCTGAAGTGCGGATTGACGAACAGGCAAAATCGGCGAGTTTTACGGATAATGTGAGTGGAGGACCTGAGATTGCAGTGATTTTTGAAGAGGCCGATAATGTACGCATTAAACTGGGATTGGATTTAATTACCCCGGTATGTGTATTAACCGCATTGGCAAAACCGGGTATCGGTTTTCAGCCCGATCAGCTAAAATCGTTCCCGATTAAAGAACGTGAGATCCTGGATCTGTATGTAAAAGATGAAGAAATTTCGAGGGTGGTTTCGCCTGATAAAACAAGCGCTGGTACTGAAAGCAAAAGCACAGGCAATGCCCTGTATAAATACTGTATAGATAGATTACAGCTGGTGCGCGATGGTAAAACCGACCCGATTATCGGCCGTGATAAAGAAACCAGGCAGATGATGGAAATCCTTTGCCGCCGCACCAAACCAAATGTAATCCTAACCGGTGATGCCGGCGTAGGTAAAACCGCTTTGGTTGATGGTTTTGCCATTGATATCGTAAACCAGAATGTACCCGAGCGTTTAAAACCCGTGCAGCTTTTTGAGCTCGATTTAGGTTCGTTAATTGCAGGGGCTTCTTACAAGGGAGAAATAGAAGACCGTTTAAAAAACATCATCAAAGAAATCAAGCAGTTTGAAAAGGCTGTGCTGTTTATTGATGAAATCCACACTTTATTGGATAGTAAGGGGCCACTGGGTGCGGGTATAGGTAATTTGCTGAAACCGGAACTGGCCCGTGGCGAAATTACGGTTATCGGTGCTACAACCATTGATGAGTACCGTAAAATTATCGAGCCTGAGCAGGCTTTCAGCAGGCGTTTTGAAGTATTGCAGGTAAATGAGCCAAACGAAGAAAGCACCATTAAAATGCTGCAGAAACTGGCCGTAAAATACGAGGAGCATCATACTTTAACCATCGAACCCGATGCTTTGGGCGAATGTGTGCGCTTGGCCAAACGTTACATGAAAGATAGGAGGCTCCCTGATTCTGCATTCGATCTGCTCGACCGTACAATGGCCGCCATGAAAATGATGAACGATACTTCTGATCAGGTAATCGAAAGTTTGGAAGCCGATCTGGAAGCTTTAAATGCCAATACCGAAGAATCGGAAGCAGAGAAATTTGCCGATTATAAATGGCTTTTCTCTTTGCTTCAGAATAAATTAAGTCCGGTTTTGCTGGGCCGCTTAACCGATGAAACACAGACCGATGCTTTCGAAACCGCTGATGAATACCAGGGTTATATTACCAAAAGCCTTCAGGAATTAAAAAAATATGCTGCTGAAAAAAGCGATCGCATCAGCAAACAGGATATTGCTTCTATAGTGGCCTACAAAACAGGTATTCCAATGGGTAAACTGCAGGCCGGTGAAAAGGAGAAATTGCTCAATATGGAAGCTTACCTTAAAAAACGTGTGGTAGGACAGGATCAGGCTTTAAAAGCTGTTTCAGATGCCATACTTGAATCGCGCAGTGGATTGAATAAAAAAGGACAGCCAATAGGATCCTTCTTTCTACTGGGGCCAACCGGAACCGGTAAAACCGAACTGGCCAAATCAATCGCCGAATTTTTGTTCAACGACGAAAAAGCAATGATCCGCTTCGATATGTCCGAATTTAAGGAAGAACATAGTGCCGCTTTACTTTATGGCGCGCCTCCCGGTTATGTAGGTTACGAAGAAGGTGGTTTATTGGTGAATAAAATCAGACAACAGCCTTATTCTGTACTACTTTTTGATGAAATTGAAAAAGCGCACCCTTCCGTTTTCGATACTTTTTTACAGATCCTGGACGAAGGCCACATGCACGACCGTTTAGGAAAAGAGGGCGATTTTAGTAACTCACTGATTCTTTTTACCTCGAATATTGGTAGCGAATGGATTGCCGAACAGATCGGTAAAGGTGTAATCCCTGCTTCAAATCAGTTAATGGAGGTAATGGCAGGGCATTTCCGCCCCGAATTTTTAGCCAGGATCTCTGAGATTGTTCCTTTTGCGCCAATAAACGAAAGTAATGTGGTGCGTATTTTTGAAATCCAGTTGAGCAGTTTGGTGCAATCGCTCAACAAAATGGGTATCGATTTTGAAATTGCAGAAGATGCCAAAAAAATGATCGCTTTAGATGGTTTTACACCAAAATATGGTGCAAGGCAGCTATCGGCAGTTATCAGAAATCTTTTACGCAGGCCGATCTCGAAATACATCATTTCTGGTGAACTAAAAAAAGGATCGAAGGTTGTGGTAAGCAAACATGCAGCCGAAGATAAACTCGAATGGAGTATTATTCAGCCAGAAACCGTAACATTGGAACAAAAATTGAGTTAA